CAATCTCTCTCTATTTAATGCAAACTTATTCacgtgacaaaaaaaaacatttttattttatataaaattcaTAATTTATATAAGACCATTTCTGGCCTGACCTGTTTCTCCGCCCATCCTGCAGCGgctgagactgtatcatggcctctgtgttcatccatcgtacagagataacagatacactgctggtcggtGCGGCAGTAGATctccaggggtttgtcatggtgggaacagaccttgtcctTTAGATGACTGATGGCATCAATGAGCTTGTGCTGCTTTGCATGGTGGAGTTTATTGTGAAGCTGCACGTCAGTTTCACAGTAGGAagccagacacaccaggcaggacttgacagctttgcgttttctcccagtacagatGTTACACTCCACATCTCCGGGTCCAGCATACtggtcagcaggagtagctgcttgtTGTCCAGTCTTGTTCAGTTTCTCCATCATTTCAGCCAGtatggtgtttctgcccagaacaggtctgggtaCGAAGGTCtttctgcactgggggcagctgtaaactccagcaagatcctcctgatcccagcagctcttgatgcagctcatacagtaactgtgtccacatGGAATAGTAACTGGATCCTTTAGTGGATCCAGACAGATTGCACAGCTGAACTCATTTACATCCACTGCAACtctggcttctgccattttaccacGAACACTGATAGGATTTAGCTTCGTTTTCTCTcagctgtttgtgtgtgagagtgggaggaacttcctgcttctcctgctgcagtaggtgtggttttggactgaggccagactgagaagagcagactggGCAAACACTGGAGCTGGAGTTTATGAACTACCAGAACGTCATGGCTGCGAGGAAGACCATCCATCCTCTTCAACAGGCACTCTGTTTGTTCACAACTGACATGAGAAGGACGCCACTGAGAGTAAACTCATGAAAAGCAGGAGGACCAGACAGCATACCTGGCCATGTGCTCATGGAGCGTACAACCCAGCTGGATGATGTCTTCACAAACATCTTTAACATTTCTCTGAGGCAAGCTGTTGTCCCCACATGCTTAAACGTCACCACCATCACACTTAAGGTGAatactaggggtgtaacaatacatcgatttgtatTGATATATTCAACGGCAAACGATCCAATGCATCAatgtgaccgcataaatatcgatacatgcgtttttattttcttgcctGTTTTAGTATTGTTCTCATGATCCACTCCAACATAcacatggtctacaccaggggtgctgTAACAGTCGCAATTGTGTGGTGTCTCTTTAAGACAGAGTGAGTCAATGTTTTGGTGATGTCAGTACGTATACGCCACCACGCTCTGTAGAGCGCGGAGGAAGCGTGCTTACGGATAACCACATGGACGGAGAGGGACTTTATGTTCTTATCTCCCTAAGTCAAAGTAACGTCACGGGTTGTATGAATACTGTTCGCTTCATGTGTGACAAACCAGCAGCTGTTCAACCGGGCTTTGTAAGGTTGGTGAAGAGTGTGCGTAATTAAAATACAATCGCTGTGGAAATCCCAGTACCAGCGTACCATGAGTTTTTGGCTGTCCCTGCTAAGTGTACCGCCGCCTCTTCTCCTCCACAAAATACAACCCCACGTTACAGTGCCCAATACCTCGATCGCGATATACTGGTGATTGCAAAGGTAGATAAGGATGACGtgttcaaccgcgccagctaCTGCAAATCTCTAGCAAGCTGCTAGGGGTGCGACGGTACAAGTATCCCACGGTATGGTACGTACCTCGGTATTTGGGCCACGGTTTCGGTTCAGTTTAAACACAACACTACAAATAATAACACAACAAACCAAATAATAAACTACctcttatttatgtataaaatatgtatacatgtataaaattcaaatttacaaaatgtaaacaaaaacattttaaaaatgttaaagtgcCTCTTAAAGTGCTCTAAACACTCTATATTCCACTCCAGGCTCTGTGCTTGAGCCAAATCATTTTCGATAGCTTTATGTGCTTTGTCATAGAGGTCGGGAATTATAACGTCACTGAAATGTGTACGGCAGGGCACAACATAACGTGGGTCGAACGTTTTAATTAAGTGGCGAAACCCCGCATCTTCGACAACAGAAAAGGGTTGCAAATCTTTAGCAATGAATGTTCCCACTGCACAGgttattttcttatgtttatcGGATGTGGCAGGATATGTCTGTTAATTGAAAAGTTTTTTCGATAGACACTTGCTCGTGTTTCGATTAGCGTATGGGACACGTGTTAGgcaatgtttacaaacagtgGCATTTCTATTAACTGTTTTGACTCCCTGGTAGTTGTATTATACAGCGAACCCGAAAAAAATCCATACTGGAGATTTGTACAAAGCCCGTGCTTCTTCAAACTAATGCCTCTCAACTGTTCCGCTAGTGCTGGccatgcttgtttgtttttctttttttcgcATCTGTGTACCGAGCTCAGCTCCAGTTACGTCAGTGTGAAAGAGGGCGAGTGGGTGGAGCCAAAACAGTGATTGGACATTAATGTTCACTTTCCGTCGGACGCCTCTTTTGTGACGTTGTGGTCGGActggcggcttacacactcaacagtaattctattttataaatcttaaaaatgtttattttgttaaatgtattaatagttataaatataattgcatatgtgttcgatttagagaataccatatcaagaccgtaaacagtatcctagcatgcaatatcagatttttaccagacttgttagtgtctttggcttgtagtttgcctctcgaaaaaagaatattgctatgaatgtactaaaatgttttacaaagcttttaatgtggtttgactatttcgtgtttcttgtttgtctctcagaaaaaaaatctcactccaaatctgctaaaatataaagcaacaaaaaacatggaggctgccatgtttgttccgagatgtgggtagctcgaacgggagattgtcggacgtgatgtcacttaactcggaatttccgagttccgagagaaaaacgaacagACCATAACTCATGGTTGAGGGCTTTTGCTCATTGGCGCTTACCGCTTAACAGTAGCCTGATACGCATTAAGCGCCATATTTTCAAATGGAAGTGCAAAACCGTAATACCGCGGTACACAAGGCCTTACCAGACCGTGCGGCGCATACCGAACGGTCCAGTATTTTACCGAGTACCATTACATCCCTACAAGCTACCAAGTCGCTCTTACGATCCTGTGACGGGTGTGGGAAAGCAGGATCAGGGAAACGGAAATCCAAAggacggggtttattcagggcgGACAGGTAACCACGCAGTACAAACATTattgacagacctggggaaacgcGGTCTGAACGCGgactaatggtgcgttcgtttttctctcggaactcggaaattccgagttgagtgacatcacgtccgacaatctcccgttcgagctacccacatctcggaacaaacatggctgcctccatgaacacgttgctgtgtgttgttgctttatattttagcagatttggagttttccaaatgaagaaaatggagaaatttagatttttccgagagacaaacaagaaacacgaactagtcaaaccacattaaaagctttataaaatattttagtacattcatagcgatattcttttttcgaacagtaaataaactacaaacaaaccaagtcgccatgttgaaattacgtcacaagggcaactcgggcaacaaaatcttcTCCGACTttaacgtcataaaaggggcgtgtttccgacgggaagtgatgtttttcgtgacgtatcgtgacgttttcatccaagttccgacttggagagaaataatcgaacgcaccataaatACAGGACATGACATCAGAATAAACGCAAGACAGCTGATATGATGGGAATTCACACGcgggtaacgaggtgggcgtggcacgcACGAGGACTGGACGGGCAGGTCATGGCAatcgcctagttagcctccattTATTTATACTTATCTTAATAAAGGGcattccgaagaagggaaatgtggagcggcattttcgCACTGTTCATGaaaactacgacattaacttccctccgaaaaACCAGCTGAGAgatagaaaggtgaaggaactaaaatcccgTTTCAGttcaaaaataatttatttatcccaaagggaaattattattattaataatagtaataataaataatattaaagaatactcaatatttttatacataaatatgttttgcatttttatagtag
The Paramormyrops kingsleyae isolate MSU_618 chromosome 4, PKINGS_0.4, whole genome shotgun sequence genome window above contains:
- the LOC111837213 gene encoding E3 ubiquitin/ISG15 ligase TRIM25-like isoform X2, whose translation is MAEARVAVDVNEFSCAICLDPLKDPVTIPCGHSYCMSCIKSCWDQEDLAGVYSCPQCRKTFVPRPVLGRNTILAEMMEKLNKTGQQAATPADQYAGPGDVECNICTGRKRKAVKSCLVCLASYCETDVQLHNKLHHAKQHKLIDAISHLKDKVCSHHDKPLEIYCRTDQQCICYLCTMDEHRGHDTVSAAAGWAEKQKQMGETKREFQQRIQMREKELQELNEAVDSITSSAQSAVEDSERIFTEMIRSIERRRSEVTKLIRDQEKAAVSQAEGDMERLKQEIDELKRRHSELEQLSHTEDHIHVLQLPKTPSYQY